The Chelonoidis abingdonii isolate Lonesome George chromosome 9, CheloAbing_2.0, whole genome shotgun sequence genome has a segment encoding these proteins:
- the RPUSD1 gene encoding RNA pseudouridylate synthase domain-containing protein 1 — protein MEPGSIDNLSILYQSSDFIVVNKHWDVRIDSKMWYEKLTLQSQLKYRFPELADPDTCYGFRFCHQLDFSTSGALCVALNKTAAGSAYKCFKERMVTKAYLALVRGHVSESRMTIRYAIGKNTTEGMTHMMCIEGTEGCENPKPCQSELSVLEHGSYSGDPVTKVLLQPLTGRTHQLRVHCSAAGHPIVGDFTYSFKKDSDPYRMMLHAYYLQIPTRKELIEVSAPDPFLTSLDSNWVPQRVVHQLDEMIQELKDKTIRAEEEERSQEALFSSGGEEMPSKTKTLEREEERAKCEQWLAEWALA, from the exons ATGGAGCCAGGCAGCATTGATAATTTGTCCATCCTCTACCAGAGCTCTGACTTCATTGTGGTCAACAAGCACTGGGATGTTCGCATTGACAGCAAGATGTGGTATGAGAAGCTGACCCTGCAGAGCCAGCTGAAGTACCGTTTCCCAGAGCTGGCTGACCCAGACACGTGTTATGGCTTCAG GTTTTGCCACCAGCTAGACTTTTCCACCAGTGGGGCCCTCTGCGTTGCTCTCAATAAAACGGCTGCTGGTAGCGCGTACAAGTGTTTTAAGGAACGGATGGTGACCAAGGCCTACCTCGCTCTG GTCAGGGGCCATGTGAGCGAAAGCAGAATGACAATCCGTTATGCCATAGGCAAGAACACGACAGAGGGCATGACCCACATGATGTGTATTGAAGGGACAGAAG GCTGTGAAAATCCAAAGCCTTGCCAGTCAGAGCTAAGCGTCCTTGAGCATGGTTCATACAGTGGTGACCCGGTAACTAAAGTGCTTCTACAGCCACTGACGG GCAGGACGCACCAGCTCCGGGTtcactgcagtgctgctggaCACCCCATAGTGGGAGACTTCACGTACAGCTTTAAGAAGGACAGTGACCCGTACAGAATGATGCTGCATGCCTACTACCTGCAGATCCCTACCAGGAAGGAACTGATTGAGGTGAGTGCCCCGGACCCCTTTCTGACCTCTCTGGATAGCAACTGGGTCCCTCAACGTGTTGTGCACCAACTGGATGAGATGATCCAGGAACTGAAGGACAAGACTATCCgggcagaggaagaggagaggagccaGGAAGCATTGTTTAGtagtggaggagaggagatgcCGAGCAAAACCAAGACcctggagagagaggaagaacgaGCCAAGTGTGAGCAGTGGTTGGCGGAGTGGGCCTTGGCATGA